The Anaerolineales bacterium region CCGAACACCCTGCTCGAAGGCATGGCGTGCGGATGCTTCCCCGTCGCGGGCGATTTGGAATCCATCCGCGAGTGGATCACGCCGAACGAAAATGGTCTGCTATTCGACGCGAACGATCCGCAATCCATCGCCTCGGCGCTAATTCAAGCCATCGAAAACAAATCCCTGCGGGAAAGGTCCGCAGGGATGAATCAGGAGTTAATTTTGGAGAGAGCGGAGTATGAGAGGAATATGCGAAGGGCAAATGAGTTTTATTAAACTGGAATCAAGGAAACACGTACACACGTAGACAACTTTATTGCGGTTAGACCTGCATACTTGTTTACCCGTTTACTTGCTACCTTTTATCCCTCCCTCGGCGCGCGCATCTCCTCCAATCTGTGACGCAACTCGATGCGACGCTCGTCCGCCGCGTGGCGCACGTCGTTGAAGAAATTCTCGCCGCGCGCGCGGATCATTCCGCGCAATTCTTCGCCCGATTCGGGCGCCATCAACAGCGCTATCGTCGAACCGACGAGACTGCCGACAAAGATTCCGATCAAAAAGCCAAACATGCGTTTCATGTTAATTCTCCTCTGAGTTCCGTCATTGCGAGACCCGCGAAGCGGGTCGAAGCAATCCCCAACATTGTGAAGGAGATTGCTTCGTCGCCCTTCGGGCTCCTCGCAATGACGGTTATTTGATAATTTGATTATAGGCGAAAAAGGAAATTTGTGG contains the following coding sequences:
- a CDS encoding YtxH domain-containing protein gives rise to the protein MKRMFGFLIGIFVGSLVGSTIALLMAPESGEELRGMIRARGENFFNDVRHAADERRIELRHRLEEMRAPREG